One segment of Chthoniobacterales bacterium DNA contains the following:
- a CDS encoding RibD family protein translates to MKSPRKKNRKSSTKGRRPFVAVTFAMTLDGKITTKNFTPVDFTSREDKTHLLRQRALGDAVLIGHSTLKHDNVRLGVPDPKMREARVARGQTPYPLRVIVSNEGRIDSDLKLFQTDISPIVIFSTLRMPARYQKALREKATLHLSDARSVDLGWMLQQLRRDYGIRSVACEGGATLFRALLEKDLVDQLNLTIAPFLFGGADAPTLTGLSKEFLPRSVQCTLTEMRTVGEECFLTYRIKRPRR, encoded by the coding sequence ATGAAATCGCCGAGAAAGAAGAATAGGAAATCTTCTACGAAGGGCAGGCGTCCGTTCGTTGCGGTGACGTTCGCGATGACCCTCGACGGCAAAATCACGACGAAAAACTTCACGCCGGTCGATTTCACTTCGCGCGAAGACAAGACTCATCTTTTGCGGCAACGCGCCCTGGGCGACGCCGTCCTGATCGGCCACAGCACCCTCAAGCACGACAACGTCCGGCTCGGCGTGCCCGATCCGAAAATGCGCGAGGCCCGCGTGGCGCGAGGACAAACGCCCTATCCGCTACGCGTGATTGTCTCAAACGAAGGCCGGATTGATTCGGACCTGAAACTCTTCCAAACCGACATTTCACCAATCGTCATTTTTTCCACGCTCCGGATGCCGGCCCGGTATCAGAAAGCGCTCCGGGAAAAAGCGACGCTTCACCTGAGCGACGCGCGGTCAGTCGATCTTGGGTGGATGTTGCAACAGCTGCGAAGAGACTACGGCATTCGATCGGTGGCCTGCGAAGGCGGGGCCACGCTCTTTCGCGCCTTGCTCGAGAAAGACCTGGTCGACCAGCTCAATCTGACGATCGCCCCGTTCCTCTTTGGTGGCGCCGACGCCCCAACCTTGACCGGCCTGAGCAAGGAATTTTTGCCCCGAAGCGTTCAGTGCACGCTGACCGAGATGCGAACCGTCGGCGAGGAATGTTTTTTGACGTATCGAATCAAGCGTCCGCGGCGATAA
- a CDS encoding MFS transporter, with protein MSAEAKLTGRSALRVLRNAPYRRYIIGSAISDTGTWMQVMAQGYVMSTLTTKAVWLGMAQFAAGLPMLALTMVGGAAADKYDKRKILLVTQYVQITLALAIGYLVWKNQIAIWHILAFAAILGVSNSFEMPTLSALVPELVEKEQIPSAIAIDRSVFHGSRVFGPTIGGILISLWGTASAFFANALSFVALIIALLSLPPRSKGSAEEEEKRTSGIKDGFRFVANDRPSLAMVTLIATQSVCIFPIITVMMPLYVRLVLGLGPDRLGFLMGASAIGSLVGSIFLIGLAREKRVPLMIFCALGVTGAILGLSLGPSFYVATALLVVNSLGLATNFGLASTIVQERAPDYLRGRVSAVFMLSFVGLMPIAGLGVTSLSDFIGMKTALAIAATAYGAITVLVLLRVRKECSGPGMATAHIGTPASPATATVP; from the coding sequence ATGAGCGCGGAAGCAAAATTGACGGGACGAAGCGCATTGCGCGTACTGCGCAATGCGCCCTACCGGCGCTACATCATTGGTTCGGCGATTTCCGATACCGGCACCTGGATGCAGGTCATGGCGCAGGGCTACGTCATGAGCACGCTGACGACGAAAGCGGTCTGGTTGGGCATGGCTCAGTTCGCGGCGGGCCTCCCGATGCTGGCGCTTACGATGGTCGGCGGGGCCGCCGCCGACAAATACGACAAGCGCAAAATCCTGCTCGTCACTCAATACGTCCAGATCACGCTCGCTCTCGCCATCGGTTATCTGGTCTGGAAAAACCAGATCGCCATCTGGCATATTCTGGCGTTCGCGGCGATCCTCGGTGTTTCGAATTCGTTCGAAATGCCGACGCTCTCCGCGCTTGTGCCCGAGCTGGTCGAAAAGGAGCAAATTCCAAGCGCCATCGCGATCGATCGCTCGGTCTTCCACGGCTCCCGCGTGTTCGGGCCGACGATTGGCGGCATTCTCATCAGTCTCTGGGGGACCGCCTCCGCCTTTTTCGCCAACGCCCTTTCCTTCGTGGCCCTGATCATCGCGCTGCTCTCGCTGCCACCTCGTTCAAAAGGCAGCGCGGAGGAGGAAGAAAAGCGAACCAGCGGAATCAAAGACGGCTTCCGTTTTGTAGCCAACGACAGACCGAGTCTCGCCATGGTCACGCTGATCGCCACCCAGTCGGTCTGCATCTTTCCGATCATCACCGTGATGATGCCGCTCTATGTGCGATTGGTCCTCGGACTGGGCCCGGATCGCCTCGGCTTTCTCATGGGCGCTTCGGCCATCGGATCGCTGGTCGGCTCGATTTTTCTCATCGGCCTGGCGCGAGAAAAACGGGTGCCGCTCATGATTTTCTGCGCGCTGGGCGTGACCGGAGCAATCCTGGGGCTCTCGCTCGGACCGAGTTTCTACGTCGCCACGGCGCTGCTGGTAGTTAACTCGTTGGGTCTGGCGACGAATTTCGGGCTCGCCAGCACCATCGTCCAGGAACGGGCGCCCGACTATTTGCGTGGCCGCGTCTCGGCCGTGTTCATGCTGAGCTTCGTCGGCCTGATGCCGATCGCCGGCCTGGGCGTCACCAGTTTGTCCGACTTCATTGGAATGAAAACCGCCCTGGCCATCGCCGCGACCGCGTACGGCGCGATCACGGTCCTGGTGTTGTTGCGCGTGCGCAAGGAATGCTCGGGTCCAGGAATGGCCACAGCGCATATCGGCACTCCCGCCAGTCCAGCGACAGCAACTGTTCCTTAA
- a CDS encoding TIM barrel protein has translation MISFSTCWNSGRHTDGAEMLREIKNLGFNRVELGHGIRISLMPGIQKMFEAGEVEFTSLHNFCPLPVEITHASPDCYKISAAYTKERERAIKHTFKTIDFAERLGAPFVVLHCGEVEMNPITDELIALAKAGQLLSREYVRKKVKSVQTREAAAPPYLERVKDSLKRIAEYAAKKNIRLGVEGRRGYEEIPTERELPALLDELNSSQLGYWHDMGHIQIKENLGFLNHAEWLRAIGPRAFGCHLQDCKWPAQDHQAPFTGMVNLENLVPLLPANCLFVWEMGPRRTAEEIRQSVARWKEHFGE, from the coding sequence ATGATCTCCTTCTCCACCTGTTGGAACTCCGGCCGCCATACCGACGGCGCCGAAATGCTGCGCGAGATCAAGAACCTCGGCTTCAACCGCGTCGAGCTCGGGCACGGCATCCGCATTTCGCTCATGCCGGGCATCCAGAAAATGTTCGAAGCCGGTGAAGTGGAGTTCACGAGCCTGCATAATTTCTGTCCGCTCCCAGTCGAGATCACGCACGCCTCACCCGATTGCTACAAAATCTCGGCCGCCTACACGAAGGAACGGGAACGCGCGATCAAACACACGTTTAAAACCATCGATTTCGCGGAGCGGCTCGGCGCACCCTTTGTGGTTCTGCACTGCGGCGAAGTGGAAATGAATCCCATCACGGACGAATTGATCGCCCTGGCTAAGGCCGGACAGCTGCTCTCCCGCGAATATGTGCGCAAGAAAGTGAAATCCGTCCAAACGCGCGAAGCCGCCGCGCCACCTTATCTCGAACGCGTGAAGGATTCGCTCAAGCGCATCGCCGAATACGCCGCGAAGAAAAACATCCGGCTCGGAGTGGAAGGCCGGCGCGGCTACGAAGAGATCCCGACCGAACGCGAGCTGCCCGCGTTGCTCGACGAATTGAACTCGTCCCAACTCGGCTACTGGCACGACATGGGCCACATCCAGATCAAGGAAAATCTCGGGTTCCTCAATCACGCCGAGTGGTTGCGCGCAATTGGACCGCGGGCTTTCGGTTGTCACCTCCAGGATTGCAAATGGCCGGCGCAGGACCACCAGGCGCCGTTCACCGGCATGGTGAATTTGGAGAATCTTGTTCCGCTTCTTCCGGCGAACTGCTTATTTGTCTGGGAAATGGGCCCGCGCAGGACCGCCGAGGAAATCCGCCAATCTGTCGCGCGTTGGAAAGAACACTTCGGCGAATGA
- a CDS encoding ATP-binding protein, producing the protein MIIDKRAGNLALKLANAGIGMRPVVFVTHSMAGLIVKSLIVGSQTLADTDRKRLVSVIRGIVFCAVPHKGSAFADAAGVLGRFFGGSQAHVNEMRANAESLDILHDEFIEWHHHHPIPIDSYAESVGLFRGRWWWRPLALGLVVPRASANPGIAGYTIHDVDDDHLSIVKPRDAKHDVCAGVLRFVERIVSVISAEGSPTTSVVLPLSVRSSESAANFDVSRIIKYAPVELVGRKEELQLLNDAWGRAVRGEANRPHVLSIVAVGGEGKTSLVSKWVTDLARNNWPGCEAAFAWSFYSQGTRENLSSSDVFIKEALSFFGDSDMAASGDGAFEKGQRLAHLIGGRRTLLVLDGLEPMQYTLTSPTPGALRDLGLAALLKGLASASNGLCIITTRYSVSDLHSYLQTSVAEERLNQLSKPAGVALLRSLGVLGTLRELESLVGDVKGHALTLNLLGNWLHTVHAGDIRRRALVKLEQADSEQQGGHAFRVMAAYGRWFESEGEPGKFAFAMLRLLGLFDRPATADCLAALLQNPAIPGLTDALVGASEAQCNAAFIRLEAASLLAVNRGSNRRLISLDAHPLVREYFSRQLRTNNPEAWRIAHRRLYEHLSQNTADKAEPTLEDLQPLYQAVAHGCNAGLQQEALERVYYDRIKRRAQGYSDKKLGAFASNLGAVACFFDQPWSRPSALVADGAQAWLLNEAAVCLRALGRLTEALTPMRVSGEMDVKVGRWNGAAISYGNLSELELTLGDVASAVVNAELSVAYADRSGELEERVTKRAVHAEALDRAGRRTEAQARFEEAERIQVQECPDYPLLHSVWGFWYCDFLMGEAERVAWQLILKLPLCSAVKDAALSCRAVAERAAQTLKLAEYSGADILSIALDRLSVGRAAICAAILEANRSDFAFGVRRSELDSAVSGLRRSGNIDDLPRGLIARAWLRSLTGARTGVDSAQSDLDEAYDIAEQGQMKLFLADIHLHRARLFLNEEFYPWLSAAGDLAAAKQLIEKYGYGRRTDELQDAEEALRRA; encoded by the coding sequence ATGATCATCGATAAAAGGGCGGGCAACCTCGCCTTAAAGCTTGCCAACGCGGGTATTGGCATGCGTCCCGTAGTATTTGTGACTCACAGCATGGCCGGGTTGATTGTGAAATCTCTAATCGTAGGCAGCCAAACGCTTGCTGATACGGATCGGAAGCGACTAGTTAGTGTAATTCGAGGGATTGTATTCTGCGCCGTTCCCCATAAAGGCTCCGCCTTTGCCGACGCTGCGGGCGTATTGGGAAGATTTTTCGGCGGTAGTCAGGCTCATGTGAATGAGATGCGTGCCAATGCCGAATCGCTTGACATTCTTCATGACGAGTTCATCGAATGGCACCACCACCACCCGATTCCAATCGATAGCTACGCAGAGAGTGTTGGACTGTTCAGAGGACGGTGGTGGTGGCGACCCCTAGCTCTAGGCCTTGTGGTTCCTCGGGCGTCGGCAAATCCGGGAATCGCTGGGTATACCATTCACGACGTGGATGACGATCACTTGAGCATCGTCAAGCCGCGAGACGCCAAGCACGACGTTTGCGCGGGTGTGCTGCGGTTTGTTGAGAGAATTGTGTCTGTAATTTCAGCGGAAGGAAGTCCTACAACCTCCGTTGTTCTACCGCTTTCTGTTCGTTCTTCGGAGAGCGCCGCCAACTTCGACGTATCCCGCATAATCAAGTATGCACCAGTTGAACTCGTGGGACGCAAAGAAGAACTCCAGCTGCTAAACGACGCTTGGGGTAGAGCAGTTCGCGGGGAAGCGAACCGCCCTCATGTCCTTAGCATCGTTGCGGTCGGTGGGGAAGGGAAAACCTCTCTCGTGAGCAAGTGGGTTACAGATTTGGCTCGCAACAATTGGCCCGGCTGCGAAGCAGCTTTCGCATGGTCCTTCTACAGCCAAGGGACTAGGGAAAATTTATCTTCGTCCGACGTGTTTATCAAAGAAGCGCTCTCATTTTTCGGTGACTCCGATATGGCAGCTAGCGGCGATGGGGCGTTCGAGAAAGGACAGCGCCTTGCTCATCTAATCGGTGGGCGGCGGACGCTTCTCGTCCTTGACGGTCTTGAGCCGATGCAATATACGCTAACATCACCGACTCCAGGGGCACTAAGGGATTTGGGGTTAGCCGCGCTGCTGAAAGGTCTTGCTTCCGCGAGCAATGGCTTGTGTATCATCACTACACGCTATTCAGTTTCCGACCTGCATTCTTACTTGCAGACAAGTGTCGCTGAGGAGCGACTAAACCAGCTTTCAAAACCGGCCGGCGTGGCGCTGCTCCGATCCCTTGGAGTGTTGGGAACACTCCGAGAGTTAGAGTCACTCGTCGGGGATGTCAAAGGCCACGCATTAACGTTGAACCTGCTCGGGAATTGGCTTCATACCGTTCACGCCGGAGATATTCGTCGGCGGGCGTTGGTGAAGTTGGAGCAAGCCGATTCGGAGCAACAGGGAGGCCACGCCTTCCGCGTCATGGCTGCATACGGACGCTGGTTCGAGTCCGAAGGCGAGCCAGGAAAATTCGCATTCGCGATGTTACGGCTGCTTGGATTGTTCGATCGTCCAGCGACCGCAGACTGTCTCGCTGCTTTGCTTCAGAATCCCGCAATACCGGGGTTAACCGACGCACTTGTCGGTGCCAGCGAGGCCCAATGCAACGCGGCATTCATTCGATTGGAGGCTGCCAGCCTGCTTGCAGTAAACCGAGGCTCGAACCGAAGATTGATCTCGCTCGACGCTCACCCGCTGGTGCGCGAATACTTTTCTCGCCAATTACGCACCAACAACCCAGAGGCGTGGCGTATTGCACACCGGCGGCTCTATGAACATCTTTCGCAGAACACGGCGGACAAGGCCGAGCCCACGCTGGAGGATCTCCAACCTCTCTACCAAGCGGTTGCCCATGGCTGCAACGCAGGACTGCAGCAGGAGGCCTTAGAACGCGTATACTACGATCGGATCAAGCGGCGAGCCCAAGGCTACAGTGATAAGAAACTTGGCGCGTTCGCTTCTAATTTAGGAGCTGTTGCGTGCTTTTTTGATCAACCTTGGAGCCGCCCGTCGGCTCTGGTTGCAGACGGGGCACAAGCGTGGCTCCTGAATGAAGCCGCGGTATGTTTGCGCGCGTTGGGTCGACTGACCGAAGCGCTAACTCCGATGAGGGTATCTGGGGAAATGGATGTCAAGGTTGGGCGGTGGAATGGTGCGGCCATCAGCTATGGTAATCTGAGCGAGTTGGAATTGACATTGGGCGACGTTGCTTCGGCAGTGGTGAACGCCGAGCTGTCCGTGGCCTACGCCGACCGAAGTGGCGAGTTGGAGGAGCGCGTGACCAAGCGAGCGGTGCACGCTGAGGCTCTCGATCGGGCGGGTCGCCGAACTGAGGCGCAAGCGCGCTTCGAGGAAGCCGAGCGGATACAAGTCCAGGAGTGTCCGGACTACCCACTGCTCCATTCGGTGTGGGGATTTTGGTATTGCGACTTCCTTATGGGTGAGGCGGAACGTGTCGCGTGGCAACTAATTCTAAAACTGCCCCTTTGCTCCGCCGTTAAGGACGCAGCGCTTTCTTGCCGTGCAGTCGCCGAGCGTGCTGCCCAAACCTTGAAATTAGCTGAATATTCTGGCGCGGACATCCTTAGTATTGCGCTTGACCGTCTTAGCGTAGGCCGCGCTGCAATTTGCGCTGCTATTCTGGAAGCAAATCGTTCAGACTTCGCTTTTGGCGTACGCCGCTCAGAGTTAGACTCGGCGGTGTCGGGACTCCGACGCTCTGGCAATATCGACGACCTTCCTCGCGGACTTATCGCGCGCGCCTGGTTGCGCTCGCTCACCGGCGCACGCACGGGAGTCGACAGCGCGCAGTCAGACCTAGACGAAGCTTACGACATCGCTGAGCAGGGACAGATGAAACTTTTTCTCGCCGACATTCACCTGCACCGCGCGCGGCTATTCTTGAATGAGGAATTCTACCCTTGGCTGTCTGCCGCAGGCGATCTAGCCGCCGCGAAGCAACTCATTGAAAAATATGGCTACGGGCGAAGAACAGACGAATTGCAAGACGCAGAAGAAGCGTTGAGGCGCGCCTAG
- a CDS encoding lysylphosphatidylglycerol synthase transmembrane domain-containing protein: MKKTILTIIQLAVTGGLLYWVFHDPAVRSAMAVAIRDADYRWIVAAMFAYFLVELAAVVRWQILLKVQGINLSTGRLGALFLIGMFYNQFLPGGTGGDIIKTYLLWKETPKQRPGALLAVLFDRMVGLIALIIITGILIFLRYGWLTRETAAQLDTNPLHNPRFYVWVVLAVFGASVLFLGTTFIVSGFNLLRKLPHRFPGRDKLIEISAAYHLYARHWRATAAAFAASWVCHLGTFATFLCVAYAFQANVAVVDFFAIMPIERTISSLPISFAGVGTREFILQVMLFNLCAVPPAVARMIGLTGFLVIVVCCLPGGIVYFFYKPSGATGHVRMREMKEEFATLEHEIAEKEE, encoded by the coding sequence ATGAAAAAAACGATCCTGACGATTATCCAACTGGCCGTCACTGGCGGGCTCCTCTACTGGGTTTTTCACGACCCGGCGGTGCGAAGCGCGATGGCGGTGGCGATTCGCGACGCGGACTACCGCTGGATTGTCGCCGCGATGTTTGCCTACTTCCTGGTCGAGCTCGCCGCAGTCGTCCGCTGGCAGATTCTCTTGAAAGTCCAGGGAATCAACCTGAGCACCGGACGGCTCGGTGCACTGTTTCTCATTGGAATGTTTTATAATCAGTTTCTTCCCGGAGGCACGGGCGGCGACATCATCAAAACCTACCTGCTCTGGAAGGAGACTCCCAAGCAAAGGCCTGGGGCGCTTCTCGCCGTGCTCTTCGATCGAATGGTCGGGCTGATTGCCTTGATCATTATCACCGGCATTCTGATTTTCCTGCGCTACGGCTGGCTGACCCGCGAAACCGCCGCGCAGCTCGACACCAATCCGCTTCATAATCCGCGCTTTTACGTCTGGGTCGTTTTGGCCGTTTTCGGGGCATCCGTCCTCTTCCTGGGCACAACTTTTATCGTGAGCGGGTTCAATCTCCTGCGAAAACTTCCCCATCGATTTCCGGGCCGGGACAAGCTGATTGAAATCTCGGCCGCTTATCATCTTTACGCGCGGCACTGGCGCGCGACCGCCGCCGCCTTCGCCGCATCATGGGTCTGTCACCTCGGGACCTTTGCCACCTTCCTTTGCGTCGCCTACGCCTTCCAGGCCAACGTCGCAGTGGTCGATTTCTTCGCCATCATGCCGATCGAGCGCACGATTTCATCGTTGCCGATCAGTTTCGCTGGGGTCGGGACGCGCGAGTTCATTCTCCAGGTCATGCTCTTCAATCTCTGCGCGGTTCCTCCGGCCGTCGCGCGAATGATCGGGCTCACCGGCTTTCTGGTGATCGTGGTTTGCTGCCTCCCCGGCGGAATTGTCTATTTCTTCTACAAACCGAGCGGCGCCACCGGCCATGTGAGGATGCGCGAGATGAAGGAGGAGTTCGCCACCCTCGAGCATGAAATCGCCGAGAAAGAAGAATAG
- the clpB gene encoding ATP-dependent chaperone ClpB translates to MRPDKFTQKMQEALHASQTVASDLGHQEITNEHFLVALLDQSEGVTRPLLEKMGVAAGDLHQRLMKDLERRPKIQGGNLNQGIGNDLRTTIDAAEKEMARMKDEFLSAEHYLLALSDGKGAAAKLLKDAGVTRDKLMQALQQVRGSQRVTDQNPEGKYQTLEKYGRDLTEMARRGKIDPVIGRDNEIRRVMQVLSRRTKNNPVLIGEPGVGKTAIVEGLARRIISGDVPESLKQKKIIAMDIGSMVAGAKFRGEFEDRLKAFLKEVTDSQGEIILFIDELHTIVGAGAAEGSVDASNLLKPQLARGELRTIGATTLDEYRKYIEKDAALERRFQPVMVEEPTVEDTIAILRGLKERYEVHHGVRIQDAALVAAAVLSHRYISDRFLPDKAVDLVDEAASRLKIELDSMPTEVDVVEREIMQHEMERQALKKEKDAASKERLKKLEKELAELKEKSSALKAEWQKEKSIIETQRKFKEDLDHARTELERAQRRGELAQASELQYGRIPDLEKKLREVEEKIKEGGNRLLREEVTEEDIAQVVSSWTHIPVSRLQEGEREKLVRLEEHLHQRVIGQDAAVNSVASAIRRARAGLQDENRPIGSFIFLGPTGVGKTELSRALAEFLFDDEQAMIRIDMSEYMEKHTVSRLIGAPPGYVGYEEGGQLSEAVRRKPYSVVLFDEIEKAHQDVFNVLLQVLDDGRITDGQGRTVDFKNTVIIMTSNIGSQYIMEESSPEARERLVMDALRQHFRPEFLNRIDDIIIFDRLNEEELKKIVEIQLKRLVRRLENQKITLQLSDAARALIAKHGYDPVYGARPLKRAIQKLVLDPLSMDILEGKFREGQTIKVDVAGEGLTFAAG, encoded by the coding sequence ATGCGGCCGGATAAATTTACCCAGAAGATGCAGGAGGCGCTGCACGCGTCGCAGACGGTGGCGTCGGACCTCGGGCATCAGGAAATAACGAATGAGCATTTTCTCGTGGCCCTCCTCGACCAGAGCGAAGGGGTGACCCGGCCGCTCCTGGAAAAAATGGGAGTGGCGGCCGGTGACTTGCATCAGCGCCTGATGAAGGACCTGGAGCGGCGCCCGAAAATCCAGGGCGGCAATCTGAACCAGGGGATCGGCAACGATTTGCGAACGACGATCGACGCGGCCGAGAAAGAAATGGCGCGGATGAAGGATGAATTCCTCAGCGCCGAACACTATCTCCTGGCGCTGTCGGACGGCAAGGGGGCGGCGGCGAAGCTGTTGAAGGACGCCGGCGTGACGCGCGATAAGCTGATGCAGGCGCTCCAGCAGGTGCGAGGTTCGCAGCGCGTGACCGACCAAAACCCGGAAGGAAAATATCAGACGTTGGAAAAATATGGGCGCGACCTGACGGAAATGGCCCGGCGCGGGAAGATCGATCCCGTCATCGGACGCGACAACGAAATCCGGCGGGTGATGCAGGTGCTGTCCCGGCGGACAAAAAACAATCCCGTCCTGATCGGCGAGCCAGGCGTGGGGAAGACCGCCATAGTGGAAGGCCTGGCTCGGCGCATCATCAGCGGCGACGTCCCGGAATCGTTGAAGCAAAAGAAGATCATCGCGATGGACATCGGGTCGATGGTCGCCGGCGCGAAGTTCCGCGGAGAATTCGAGGACCGGCTCAAGGCGTTCCTGAAAGAAGTGACCGATTCGCAGGGCGAGATCATTTTGTTCATCGATGAGCTGCACACTATTGTCGGCGCGGGCGCGGCGGAAGGATCGGTGGACGCGTCGAATCTGTTGAAGCCGCAATTGGCCCGCGGCGAACTGCGAACGATCGGCGCCACCACGCTCGATGAGTACCGAAAATACATCGAGAAAGACGCGGCGCTCGAGCGGCGTTTCCAGCCGGTCATGGTGGAGGAGCCTACCGTCGAGGACACCATAGCCATCCTGCGCGGACTGAAGGAACGCTATGAAGTCCACCACGGCGTCCGAATCCAGGACGCGGCCCTGGTGGCGGCGGCGGTGTTATCGCATCGTTATATCAGCGATCGATTTTTGCCGGACAAGGCGGTCGATCTCGTGGACGAAGCGGCTTCGCGGCTCAAGATCGAGCTCGATTCCATGCCGACCGAGGTGGACGTCGTCGAGCGCGAGATCATGCAGCATGAGATGGAGCGCCAGGCGTTGAAGAAGGAGAAGGACGCGGCCAGCAAGGAACGGCTGAAAAAACTGGAAAAGGAATTGGCCGAATTGAAGGAGAAATCGTCGGCCCTCAAGGCCGAGTGGCAGAAGGAAAAGTCGATCATCGAGACCCAGCGGAAATTCAAGGAGGATCTCGACCACGCGCGGACGGAATTGGAACGAGCGCAACGCCGCGGCGAGCTGGCCCAGGCGAGCGAACTGCAATATGGCCGCATTCCCGATCTCGAGAAAAAGCTGCGCGAAGTCGAGGAGAAGATCAAAGAGGGCGGCAACCGGTTGCTCCGCGAAGAAGTGACCGAGGAAGACATCGCCCAGGTCGTCTCGAGCTGGACGCACATTCCGGTCTCGCGTTTGCAGGAAGGCGAGCGCGAAAAGCTAGTCCGGCTGGAGGAGCATTTGCATCAGCGCGTCATCGGCCAGGATGCAGCCGTTAATTCGGTGGCGAGCGCGATCCGCCGGGCCCGGGCTGGATTGCAGGACGAGAACCGGCCGATCGGCTCCTTCATTTTTCTCGGGCCAACCGGCGTCGGCAAAACGGAGCTTTCGCGGGCCCTGGCCGAATTTTTGTTCGACGACGAGCAGGCCATGATCCGGATCGACATGAGCGAATACATGGAGAAACACACGGTTTCGCGCTTGATCGGGGCGCCGCCGGGCTACGTCGGTTATGAGGAGGGCGGGCAGCTGAGCGAAGCGGTCCGGCGCAAACCGTATTCCGTGGTCCTGTTCGACGAGATCGAGAAGGCGCACCAGGATGTTTTCAATGTGCTCCTCCAGGTGCTCGACGACGGCCGGATCACGGACGGACAGGGGAGGACGGTGGATTTCAAGAATACCGTCATCATCATGACGTCGAACATTGGGTCGCAGTACATCATGGAGGAATCTTCGCCCGAAGCGCGGGAGCGCCTGGTGATGGACGCCTTGCGGCAGCATTTCCGGCCGGAATTCCTGAATCGGATCGACGACATCATCATCTTTGACCGGCTGAACGAAGAGGAGCTGAAGAAGATTGTCGAAATACAGCTGAAGCGCCTGGTGCGCCGGCTGGAGAACCAGAAGATCACCCTGCAGTTATCGGACGCGGCCAGGGCGCTCATCGCGAAGCACGGATACGATCCGGTCTATGGCGCGCGCCCCTTGAAACGCGCGATCCAGAAATTGGTTCTCGATCCGCTGAGCATGGACATTCTCGAGGGAAAATTCCGGGAGGGGCAAACCATCAAAGTCGACGTTGCGGGCGAGGGTCTGACGTTCGCGGCGGGATGA
- a CDS encoding SRPBCC family protein — protein sequence MRSFRASLSSLADEHERIRSMHTGNSILMQAPRSAIFETAANLELWPKILPHYRYIKYLERGPDRNLVVMAAVRGGIPISWTSEQIIDREKMEVHFHHLKAWTKGMHVVWSFQETPAGVLVEIVHDLRFRIPILAPVAEPIIGHGFIHPVASKTLRCMKAYLENSIENRESKIENA from the coding sequence TTGCGCTCATTCAGGGCGAGTCTATCCTCACTGGCGGATGAGCACGAGCGAATCCGCTCCATGCATACCGGCAATTCCATCCTCATGCAGGCCCCCCGGAGCGCTATCTTCGAAACGGCCGCGAACCTCGAACTGTGGCCAAAGATTCTGCCCCACTACCGCTACATAAAATACCTCGAGCGCGGCCCCGATCGCAATCTCGTGGTCATGGCCGCCGTCCGCGGGGGAATCCCTATCTCGTGGACCTCCGAACAAATTATCGATCGGGAGAAAATGGAAGTTCATTTCCATCACCTGAAAGCTTGGACAAAAGGGATGCATGTGGTCTGGTCCTTCCAGGAAACACCGGCGGGCGTTCTGGTGGAGATTGTGCATGATCTTCGATTCCGAATCCCCATCCTCGCCCCCGTCGCCGAGCCGATCATCGGACACGGATTCATCCATCCGGTGGCCAGCAAAACTCTCCGTTGCATGAAAGCATACTTGGAAAACTCAATCGAAAATCGAGAATCGAAAATCGAAAATGCCTAG